From the Lolium rigidum isolate FL_2022 chromosome 2, APGP_CSIRO_Lrig_0.1, whole genome shotgun sequence genome, one window contains:
- the LOC124689012 gene encoding uncharacterized protein LOC124689012, which translates to MALRRINPSKKPLLHLPRPFSSSSSSNPPFPPPPPPHSDDPDASHSGEPPQRPSLFSDLRERLRSSPAPPPPRRIPTTPPRPAVPLNDIRRSLETFRAESRNPGGAASTPTSPLFSSGGGGTPSFQDLLRSSGPPAARPPNADGAKPVAFDFTALREGLRKIDPRQQQKQPPKEFLSPTSNGIFAKERAGTEADDPDAAVMLYKTYTYEALGKELQELRPPGAGKDGKEWFSLQELQGRIAKLAAKDKDMRLGGQFDALKQSMRNIVKTDKQKNIRNMGGMFPIANLPGNPIPEYLSQPPQEELLERYFHPDHMSGEEKMKLELQKVRDEFKMSENDCGSARVQIAQLTLKIKHLSSVLHKKDKHSRKGLQDMVQRRKKYLKYLRRTDWDSYCMVLSKLGLRDIPEYKAPDYKKTQPTKAQSKKSKSKRKRKMKA; encoded by the exons atggcgctCCGCCGGATCAACCCGAGCAAGAAGCCCCTCCTCCATCTCCCCCGCCCcttctcctcgtcctcctcctccaacccccccttccctcctcctccaccgccgcactCCGACGACCCCGACGCCTCCCACAGCGGTGAGCCCCCGCAGAGGCCCTCGCTCTTCAGCGACCTCCGCGAGCGCCTGCGGTCGTCCCCGGCGCCGCCCCCACCGCGGCGGATCCCGACCACCCCGCCCCGTCCCGCCGTGCCCCTCAACGACATCCGGCGCAGCCTCGAGACCTTCCGCGCCGAGTCCCGGAACCCCGGCGGCGCCGCGTCGACGCCGACGTCGCCCCTCTTCTCCAGCGGCGGCGGGGGCACCCCGTCGTTCCAGGACCTGCTCAGGAGCAGCGGCCCCCCGGCGGCCCGTCCCCCCAACGCCGACGGCGCCAAGCCGGTCGCCTTCGACTTCACCGCTCTCCGCGAGGGCCTCCGGAAGATCGACCCGCGGCAGCAGCAGAAGCAGCCGCCCAAGGAGTTCCTCTCACCGACCTCAAATGGCATCTTCGCCAAGGAGAGAGCCGGGACAGAGGCGGACGATCCGGACGCTGCCGTCATGCTCTACAAGACCTACACCTACGAAGCCCTCGGGAAGGAGCTCCAGGAGCTGCGGCCGCCGGGCGCGGGGAAGGACGGCAAGGAGTGGTTCTCGCTCCAGGAGCTGCAAGGCCGGATAGCCAAGCTGGCCGCCAAGGACAAGGACATGCGGTTGGGTGGGCAGTTCGATGCTTTGAAGCAGAGCATGAGGAACATCGTGAAAACCGATAAGCAGAAGAATATCAGAAACA TGGGTGGAATGTTTCCGATTGCAAACCTTCCTGGGAACCCGATACCGGAGTACCTGAGTCAACCACCCCAGGAGGAGTTGCTAGAGAGG TATTTCCATCCCGACCACATGTCAGgcgaagagaagatgaaattggaGCTTCAGAAGGTGAGGGACGAGTTCAAGATGTCCGAGAACGACTGTGGTTCTGCAAGAGTCCAAA TAGCCCAACTGACACTAAAAATCAAGCATCTGTCATCTGTTCTACACAAAAAG GACAAGCATTCTAGGAAGGGTCTTCAGGATATGgtccagaggaggaagaaatatCTCAAGTACCTACGGCGAACCGACTGGGACTCGTACTGCATGGTCCTCTCCAAGCTGGGGCTCCGCGACATACCTGAGTACAAAGCGCCTGACTACAAGAAGACCCAGCCTACGAAGGCCCAATCTAAGAAGAGCAAGAGCAAGAGGAAGAGAAAGATGAAGGCGTAG